GTGGGCCCACCAGGATTCGAACCTGGAACCAAGGGATTATGAGTCCCCTGCTCTAACCGTTGAGCTATAGGCCCATGCGTGCCGGCGTTGCGCCGGCATGGGGCGGACATGGTAGCCGGGGTGGGCGGGGGCGTCGACGGGGGCGGGGTGGGATTTGCCCGGAAATTCGGCGGGATGGCGCGGGTAACGTAGACTTTGTGCCGTCGCGCCGGGTTTGGCGCCTGTTTTCCGAAGGATGCGCCATGCGCGAGCTGATCGAACGTTACCTGGCTGCCTATAACCGCATGGACGTCAGTGCCATGGTGGCGACGATGCATCGCGAGGTGGTGTTTGAGAATTACACCGCGGGGGTGCTGAGCGTGCGGACGCTGGGCGTGGATGAGCTGAAGCACCTGGCGGAGAGTTCGAGCTTTCTGTTTTCGGCCCGGCGACAGCTGATTCTTGCCTATGAAGAGCGGGATGGAACAGCAACGGCGCACATTCTGTTCGAAGGCACGTTTGCGGTGGATCTGCCCAACGGGGTGCGGGCGGGGCAGTCGATTACCTTGAATGGGCGCAGTGAGTTCCGGCAGCGGGACGGGTTGCTGATTTATATCGGGGATTACAGTGAGTGAGGGGCGCTTCGCCCTCACCTGCCCCAGAAGCCGCATGAGTTCCTCGCGATAACCGCGCCAAAG
This genomic interval from Dyella japonica A8 contains the following:
- a CDS encoding nuclear transport factor 2 family protein, with protein sequence MRELIERYLAAYNRMDVSAMVATMHREVVFENYTAGVLSVRTLGVDELKHLAESSSFLFSARRQLILAYEERDGTATAHILFEGTFAVDLPNGVRAGQSITLNGRSEFRQRDGLLIYIGDYSE